In Candidatus Bipolaricaulota bacterium, the genomic window TAATGGGAGGAAAGGAGGTAGCCATGAAGAAGGTGGTGCTAGGGTTGGTGCTGGTGGCGGTGGCCCTGTTCGGGGCGGTCGCAGTGGGAAGCTCGCTCAAGTTCCTGGGATCCTACGAGATCCCGACTGACGAATGGTTCTACGGGACGATGCAGGTGGGAGGGATCTCTGGCCTGGCTTACGATGCGCAGCGGGACGTCTACTACGGGATCTGCGACGACCGCGGCGGGACCGGGACCCCGGGGCGGCTGTACACCCTGCGGATCGACGTCGATAGAACCGGGATTCACAACGTGCAGGTCCTCGGGGTGACGTTCCTCGACTCCGACCCGAATACCCCCGGCGTGCAGCCATACCCGGCGAAGGGGATCGACGCCGAGGAGGTGCGCCTCACCCCGGACGGCCAGCTCATCATCTCTTCGGAGCGCGATCTCGACGGCAATCCCTGGATTCGTAGGTTCGCTCTGGATGGGGTGCTGCTGGAGGAGATCCCGCTCCCGGATAAGTTCATCCCCGGGGAGACCAAGGGGGTCAGGAGCAACCTCGCGTTCGAGGGGTTGGGGCTGATCCCGGACGGGAAGACGCTCTACGCGGTGAACGAGCAGGCACTCGTGCAGGACGGGGACAATTCAACAGTCGATCACGGGACGCCGGTGCGGATCGTCGACTTCGACCTGAGCGGGGAGACCCCGGCGGATGTGGCCGAGTACGTGTACGTGACCACCAAGATCTTCGCCGCTCCCACCTCGGGAACCTACGCGGACAACGGGGTCTCCGGGATGCTCTACATCAAGCCGTACATGCCGGAGTACGACCTGCTCGTGATGGAGCGCTCGTACTCGAGCGGGGTGGGGAACGATATCAAGCTGTTCGGGGTGAACCTCACCGGGGCGATGGATGTGAAAGACGTGTTCGCCCTTCCCTCTCCGTTCACCGGAACCCCGGTGCAGAAGACCCTGCTCGTGCGGGTATCCGCCCTGAAGGAGCTGTCCGACATCGCGGTCAATCCGGATAACATGGAGGCGGTCGCAATCGGGCCGCAGCTGGCGAACGGCCACTACACCCTGATCGTGGCGAGCGACAACAACTTCAACAAGCATGAACGCAACTTGTTCCTGGCGTTCGAGATCGTACCTTAAGCGACGCATCCCGCCGGGAGTAACGCCTCTCGGCGGGACGCTTCATTAGAGGAAACTAATATGCGCACCATGCAGGCGATGGTCCTCGAGCGGCCGGGTGAGCCGCTCCGGCTCAAGGAAATGCCGATTCCAAGCCCTGGGGAGAACCAGGTGCTGCTCAAGGTCGCGGCGTGCGGGATCTGCCGGACCGACCTTCACATCTTCGACGGGGAGCTCCCGCACCCGAAGCTCCCGTTGATCCCGGGACACGAGATCGTCGGCCGGGTGGTCGAGCGCGGCGCTGGAGTGACCCGGTACCGGATCGGGGACCGAGTCGGGGTCCCGTGGCTCGGGTACACCTGTGGAACCTGCCGCTATTGCCGCAGCGGCAGGGAGAACCTGTGCGAGAACGCTAGATTCACCGGCTACACGATCGACGGGGGCTACGCCGAGTATGCGGTCGCCGACGTGCGCTACGCGTTCCCGATCCCGGCGCGATACCCCGACGCCAACGCCGCTCCGCTCCTGTGCGCCGGGCTGATCGGCTACCGTGCCTATCGGATGACCGATGATGCTGAGAGGATCGGGTTGTACGGGTTCGGAGCGGCGGCACACCTCATCGCCCAGGTCGCGGTCCACCAGGGAAGGAAGGTGTACGCGTTCACCCGCCCCGGCGATCGGGAGAAGCAGGCATTCGCCCTCCGCTTGGGAGCGAGCTGGGCCGGGGATTCCACCGCCCTTCCCCCGGAGCCGCTCGACGCGGCGATCATCTTCGCCCCGGTCGGAGCGCTCGTCCCTGCCGCCCTGCGCGCCCTCGACAAAGGCGGCACGGTCGTCTGCGCCGGGATCCACATGTCCGAGATCCCCGCGTTCCCCTACGACATCCTGTGGGAGGAGCGGAGGATCGTCTCGGTCGCCAACCTCACCCGCCGCGACGGGGAGGAGTTCATGGCGATCGCGCAGGAGTTTCCGATCGAGACCCACGTCACGGAGTTTCCACTCGCGGAGGCGAACGCGGCGGTTGCGGCCCTCCGCGCTGGCCGGATCAAAGGAGCCGCGGTCCTGATCCCATAAGACTTCCGGTTGCATCTTTCCCCAGGATCGTATAGCCTCGGGAAAACTGCGGATTCGAAAGGAGGAACATGCGCCTTGTCAGGTTCATCCATCCCCGGTCGTCCGAACCGACCGCCGGGACCCTCGTCGGGGAGACGGTTCGGTCTGATGCCGGGGAGTTTCCCGCCGCCGCGGTCAGGCTCCTTCCCCCGTGCACCCCGACGAAGATCATCTGCCTCGGGCGTAACTACGCCGCTCACGCGAAGGAGCTCGGGAACGAGGTTCCGGAACGCCCTATCTTCTTCTTCAAGCCGCCGTCCGCGGTGATCGGACCGGATGAGGAGATCGTCCCCCCGGACAGTCCCCGGATCGACTACGAGGCCGAGCTCGCCGTGGTGATCGGAAAGCGGTGCCGAAACGTCGAGCCGAGCGCCGCACTGGACGTCGTCCTCGGGTATACGTGCATGAACGATGTCACCGACCGGGCGGTACAGAGCTGGGAGAAGAACTGGGTGCGAGCGAAGGGGTTCGACACCTCCGCCCCGCTCGGGCCGGTGATCGTCACCCCCGACGAGATCTCGGGCCCGTTCCGGGTGATGTCACGGGTGAACGGAGAGCTGCGCCAGGACGGTTCGACCGCTGATTTGATCTTCCCGATCCCGGAGATCATCGCCGAGATCACCTCCCGCATCACCCTCGAGCCCGGCGACGTGATCGCAACCGGGACCCCTCCCGGCGTCGGCCCGCTCCACCACGGGGATGTCGTGGAGGTCGAGATCGAGGGGATCGGAATCCTGCGCAACCGCGTCCGCTAGTAGTCCCAGCGCTGCTTGATCGCGTCCGGGCCGATCCCCCATGGGTCGGTTCCGAGCCGGATGTAACCGGATAGCTCGGGATTAACCGCCGTTTCGGCGACGGCGTACAGTGTCCCGTCGATCGTCCATACCCCGGTGGTTCCGGGGAGATCGTCTAGCTCTGCCTGGGTGATGGGGACGAGCCCGAGGACGTGGTCCGGGGTGCCGTCGGCATCGGTGTCGACGAACGCCATCGTTACGTGATACTCGAGCGCCCGCACCAAGCTGACGTATAGGATCGTCGTGTCCTCGCAGTCCCCCTTTCCGTCGACGAGGGTCTCGATCGGATAGAGCGGGTACTCCATCCCGGGTTGGTCCTCGACGTAGCGGATCGAGCCCTGGACAAAGGCGAGGATGTAGTCGAGCACCCCGATCCGCCCGCCGGTCGCGCGGGCCTGGAGGGCGTCCGCAAGGTCGGAGAGGGTCGGGTCGTCCACCGGCTCGATGACGTAATCCCCGTAGTTGTAGTTGTCGATGAGCGGATGGCGGACCTGGTTGTGGTAGCGGAGATAGAGGGACTCGGGGATCAAAAACTCGAGGTACTGCGGCTCTCCGTCATAGTCCCAGTGGTAGCGGCGGAGGATCTTTCCCTCCGGGACCGGGAGGACGTTCACCTCCGCGGACGCGCTCGCTTCCCCGCCACGGGGATCGACCACCCGCAGGGTGATGGTATATTCCCCCGGGGAGGAGAAGGTGTGCTTGACCACCGTTCCGCTCCCGGTCGTTCCGTCGCCGAAGTCCCAAACGAAGCTGAGCCTGTCCCCGTCGGGGTCGTACGAACCAGAGGCGTCGAACGAGACCGTGAGCGGGGCGTAGCCCTGCTCTAAGTCGATGGTGAGCGCGGGGACCGGGGGATTGTTTTCCGGCTGAAACAGGCACCCGGAGAGGATAACGGTCCCCAAGAGGATCAGCCCGAGCTTCCACCAGCGAACTTTCATCGTCGCACGGCGTTCAGCCCTGAGATGGGAAGAGCCCGACCAGCTCCCGCACCTGCCGCATGTTCTCCCGTGCGATCCGCCGCGCCCGCTCCGCGCCGGCGGCGAGGATCTCCTCCACCTCTCCCGCTGCGGCCAGCTCGGCCCGCCGCTCCTGAATCGGACGGAGCACCCGCATCAGGCTCTCGAACACCACATCCTTCAGGTGGGAGTACATCAGGGTTCCGGCATCGTATTCCTTCCGCAGTGCGGCCGCCGTCTCCGGATCAGCGGCAAGCTCGAGGATCTCGAACAGATTCGCCACCCCCGGCGACATCTCCTTCCCGCGTGGGCCGATGTCGGTGACCGCGGAGCGGATCTTCTTGCGGATCGACGCCTCGTCCTCCATCACCCCGACGTAGTGCGCCTCTCCCGCGCTCTTGCTCATCTTCTTCTCCGGGTCGGCGAGGGACATGATCCGCGCCCCGCGCCGCGGGAGGAGCGGAGCCGGCTCGGGGAAGAACTCCCCGAACCTGGAGTTGAATCGGCGCGCGATCCGCCGCGACAGCTCCAAATGCTGAACCTGATCCTTCCCCACCGGGACCTCCTCCGCGCGGTAGAGGAGGATATCCGCCGCCTGAAGGACAGGATAGTTGAACAACCCGGCGGAGACGAACTTCCTCCCGGCTGACTTGTCCTTGAACTGGGTCATCCGGGTGAGATCCCCGTAGGAGGTGACGCAGCCGAAGATCCAGGCGAGCTCAGTATGCTCGGGGACGGCTGATTGCACGAACAGGATCGACCTTTCCGGGTCGATTCCGCAGGCGAGGAGGTCGAGGGCCATGTTGAGCGACGAGCTGCGAAGGACCTTGGGATCGACCTCGACCGTGATCGCGTGGTAGTCGACGATGCAGTAGATGCAGTCGTGATCCTCCTGGAACGCGACCCAGTTCCGGATCGCCCCGAAGTAGTTCCCGATGTGAAGCGTTCCGGTCGGCTGGATCCCGGAGAAGACGCGTTTCATCCTTCCACCTCCCCGTCCTGATTCTGCTGAAGTATACGCGCTCGCCGACGAGGTGTGCAACGGTTTTGCCAATCCGGCTCGATCCCGTATCATTAAAACGATGGCGAGAAAACTGGGAGCGATCATCCTGGCCGCGGGGAAGGGGACCCGCATGCGCTCGAAGCGCCCCAAGGTCCTCCATCCGGTCTGTGGCCGCCCGATCCTGGACTACGTGCTCGCGGCAGTGCGGGGACTCGACCCAGCCCAGGTGATCGTGGTGGTGAGCGATCCCGCGGTGCGGGAGGCGTTCTCCGCCGCAGGAGTGACCTTCGTCGACCAGGCAGAACCCCGCGGCACCGGCCACGCCCTCCTTCAGGCGCGGGGGAAAGCGACGCCCCCTACCCTCCTCGTCCTCCCCGGTGATGTTCCCCTCATCACATCTTCAGTCCTCAGCGACTTCCTCGAACAGCATGAGAAGGAGAGAGCCGATCTGACGGTGCTCTCTGTGATCCTCCCTGCACCGGGGAGCTACGGGCGGATCGTGCGGGACCAAGACGGGCACCCGACGCGGATCGTGGAGGCGCGCGACGCTACCGCGGACGAGCTCGGGATCACCGAGGTGAACACCGG contains:
- a CDS encoding esterase-like activity of phytase family protein; protein product: MKKVVLGLVLVAVALFGAVAVGSSLKFLGSYEIPTDEWFYGTMQVGGISGLAYDAQRDVYYGICDDRGGTGTPGRLYTLRIDVDRTGIHNVQVLGVTFLDSDPNTPGVQPYPAKGIDAEEVRLTPDGQLIISSERDLDGNPWIRRFALDGVLLEEIPLPDKFIPGETKGVRSNLAFEGLGLIPDGKTLYAVNEQALVQDGDNSTVDHGTPVRIVDFDLSGETPADVAEYVYVTTKIFAAPTSGTYADNGVSGMLYIKPYMPEYDLLVMERSYSSGVGNDIKLFGVNLTGAMDVKDVFALPSPFTGTPVQKTLLVRVSALKELSDIAVNPDNMEAVAIGPQLANGHYTLIVASDNNFNKHERNLFLAFEIVP
- a CDS encoding zinc-dependent alcohol dehydrogenase family protein, with translation MQAMVLERPGEPLRLKEMPIPSPGENQVLLKVAACGICRTDLHIFDGELPHPKLPLIPGHEIVGRVVERGAGVTRYRIGDRVGVPWLGYTCGTCRYCRSGRENLCENARFTGYTIDGGYAEYAVADVRYAFPIPARYPDANAAPLLCAGLIGYRAYRMTDDAERIGLYGFGAAAHLIAQVAVHQGRKVYAFTRPGDREKQAFALRLGASWAGDSTALPPEPLDAAIIFAPVGALVPAALRALDKGGTVVCAGIHMSEIPAFPYDILWEERRIVSVANLTRRDGEEFMAIAQEFPIETHVTEFPLAEANAAVAALRAGRIKGAAVLIP
- a CDS encoding fumarylacetoacetate hydrolase family protein — encoded protein: MRLVRFIHPRSSEPTAGTLVGETVRSDAGEFPAAAVRLLPPCTPTKIICLGRNYAAHAKELGNEVPERPIFFFKPPSAVIGPDEEIVPPDSPRIDYEAELAVVIGKRCRNVEPSAALDVVLGYTCMNDVTDRAVQSWEKNWVRAKGFDTSAPLGPVIVTPDEISGPFRVMSRVNGELRQDGSTADLIFPIPEIIAEITSRITLEPGDVIATGTPPGVGPLHHGDVVEVEIEGIGILRNRVR
- a CDS encoding PKD domain-containing protein, whose translation is MKVRWWKLGLILLGTVILSGCLFQPENNPPVPALTIDLEQGYAPLTVSFDASGSYDPDGDRLSFVWDFGDGTTGSGTVVKHTFSSPGEYTITLRVVDPRGGEASASAEVNVLPVPEGKILRRYHWDYDGEPQYLEFLIPESLYLRYHNQVRHPLIDNYNYGDYVIEPVDDPTLSDLADALQARATGGRIGVLDYILAFVQGSIRYVEDQPGMEYPLYPIETLVDGKGDCEDTTILYVSLVRALEYHVTMAFVDTDADGTPDHVLGLVPITQAELDDLPGTTGVWTIDGTLYAVAETAVNPELSGYIRLGTDPWGIGPDAIKQRWDY
- the trpS gene encoding tryptophan--tRNA ligase, yielding MKRVFSGIQPTGTLHIGNYFGAIRNWVAFQEDHDCIYCIVDYHAITVEVDPKVLRSSSLNMALDLLACGIDPERSILFVQSAVPEHTELAWIFGCVTSYGDLTRMTQFKDKSAGRKFVSAGLFNYPVLQAADILLYRAEEVPVGKDQVQHLELSRRIARRFNSRFGEFFPEPAPLLPRRGARIMSLADPEKKMSKSAGEAHYVGVMEDEASIRKKIRSAVTDIGPRGKEMSPGVANLFEILELAADPETAAALRKEYDAGTLMYSHLKDVVFESLMRVLRPIQERRAELAAAGEVEEILAAGAERARRIARENMRQVRELVGLFPSQG
- a CDS encoding NTP transferase domain-containing protein, which codes for MARKLGAIILAAGKGTRMRSKRPKVLHPVCGRPILDYVLAAVRGLDPAQVIVVVSDPAVREAFSAAGVTFVDQAEPRGTGHALLQARGKATPPTLLVLPGDVPLITSSVLSDFLEQHEKERADLTVLSVILPAPGSYGRIVRDQDGHPTRIVEARDATADELGITEVNTGIYALRNDPFLWESLAGLGTGNAQREYYLTDLVSRYATAGRRVAAVPTPEPAAVMGVNSRAELARAEGMMRDRIAAELMESGVRIVDPAHTYLEPGVKVGMD